A window of the Rhizobium brockwellii genome harbors these coding sequences:
- a CDS encoding NADH:ubiquinone oxidoreductase subunit NDUFA12: MWNLLVQTFTWWNGQTMGTRFATWRFGKRVGEDEFGNVYYEGGMSSYGLPKRWVIYKGYAEASAIPPGWHGWMHHRTDVPPSKETYVAKEWQKAHRPNHTGSPQAYRPPGSIAVPGERPRVTGDYDAWTPGN; encoded by the coding sequence ATGTGGAATCTTCTGGTTCAGACCTTTACTTGGTGGAACGGTCAGACGATGGGCACGCGTTTTGCGACCTGGCGTTTTGGCAAGCGCGTCGGCGAGGATGAATTCGGCAACGTCTATTACGAAGGCGGCATGTCTTCCTATGGTCTGCCGAAGCGCTGGGTGATCTACAAGGGTTATGCCGAAGCCTCCGCCATTCCGCCGGGCTGGCATGGCTGGATGCATCATCGCACCGATGTTCCCCCGTCCAAAGAAACCTACGTCGCCAAGGAATGGCAGAAGGCACACCGTCCCAACCATACCGGTTCGCCGCAGGCCTATCGTCCGCCGGGCTCCATCGCCGTTCCGGGCGAACGTCCGCGCGTCACCGGCGATTACGACGCCTGGACGCCCGGCAACTGA
- a CDS encoding DUF2155 domain-containing protein, giving the protein MKLFTRNKVLRAAGSLLALSALLPPAAAHAARIENPVAVFSGLDKITGRITTFDVYVNETVQFGALQVTPKACYSRDQSEAQKIDGFVEVDEITLDRKIRRIFTGWMFAASPGLNAVEHPIYDVWLKDCKTSSDVPAPDGTKATAR; this is encoded by the coding sequence ATGAAGCTCTTCACGCGGAACAAGGTGCTGCGTGCCGCCGGATCGCTGCTGGCGCTCTCGGCCCTGCTTCCGCCGGCTGCGGCACATGCCGCACGCATCGAAAATCCGGTTGCCGTCTTTTCCGGCCTCGACAAGATCACCGGCCGCATCACGACCTTCGACGTCTATGTCAATGAGACGGTCCAGTTCGGCGCGCTGCAGGTGACACCGAAGGCCTGTTATTCGCGCGACCAGTCGGAAGCACAGAAGATCGACGGTTTCGTCGAGGTCGACGAGATCACGCTCGACCGCAAGATCCGCCGCATCTTCACCGGCTGGATGTTCGCCGCCAGCCCCGGCCTCAACGCCGTCGAGCACCCGATCTACGACGTCTGGCTGAAGGACTGCAAGACAAGCTCGGACGTCCCGGCTCCTGACGGCACCAAGGCGACCGCGCGCTAA
- the aat gene encoding leucyl/phenylalanyl-tRNA--protein transferase translates to MAGSRRKSPGITPDILLRAYSIGLFPMAESADDPEIFWVEPELRGVLPFDHFHVSKSLAKTVRKNPFEIRFDHAFDQVIAACAEETSGRPSTWINKTIRSLYSTLFDMGHAHTVEAWEGDELVGGLYGVSLGSAFFGESMFSRRTDASKICLVHLVDRLRQRGFTLLDTQFTTEHLKTFGAIDVPKADYAAMLTEAMESPHLQF, encoded by the coding sequence ATGGCAGGATCGCGCAGGAAGTCACCAGGCATCACCCCTGACATTCTCCTGCGCGCCTATTCCATCGGCCTCTTCCCGATGGCCGAATCCGCCGACGACCCGGAGATCTTCTGGGTCGAACCGGAACTGCGCGGCGTGCTGCCGTTCGACCATTTCCATGTTTCGAAAAGCCTTGCCAAGACGGTGCGCAAGAATCCCTTCGAGATCCGTTTCGATCACGCTTTCGATCAGGTCATCGCCGCCTGCGCGGAGGAGACATCCGGGCGTCCGAGCACCTGGATCAACAAGACGATCAGATCACTTTACTCGACGCTCTTCGACATGGGCCATGCCCATACGGTCGAAGCCTGGGAGGGCGATGAACTGGTCGGCGGTCTCTACGGCGTCTCGCTCGGCTCGGCCTTCTTCGGCGAAAGCATGTTCTCGCGCCGGACGGATGCCTCGAAGATCTGCCTCGTTCATCTGGTCGACCGGCTGCGGCAAAGGGGCTTCACCCTGCTCGACACGCAGTTCACCACCGAGCACCTGAAGACGTTCGGAGCGATCGACGTTCCGAAGGCCGATTATGCCGCGATGCTGACCGAAGCGATGGAATCGCCGCACCTTCAGTTTTGA
- the accC gene encoding acetyl-CoA carboxylase biotin carboxylase subunit — translation MPMISKILIANRGEIALRVLRACKELGIACVAVHSTADADAMHVRLADESVCIGPPSSRESYLNIHQIVAACEITGADAVHPGYGFLSENAKFADILEAHGITFIGPTADHIRIMGDKITAKTTALELGIPVVPGSDGEVKTEEDALKTAAEIGYPVLIKATAGGGGRGMKVAKSEADVIEAWSTARTEAAAAFGNDAVYMEKYLGKPRHIEIQVFGDGEGNAIHLGERDCSLQRRHQKVWEEANSPALNVEQRMKIGQICADAMKKLKYRGAGTIEFLYENGEFYFIEMNTRLQVEHPITEAITGIDLVHEQIRVASGGGLSVTQDEVHFSGHAIECRINAEHPRTFVPSPGTITHFHAPGGLGVRIDSGAYQGYKIPPYYDSLIGKLIVHGRTRVECMMRLRRALDEFVVDGINTTLPLFQDLVSNQDIANGDYDIHWLEDYLANTPAA, via the coding sequence ATGCCCATGATTTCGAAAATCCTCATCGCCAATCGCGGGGAAATCGCCCTTCGCGTGCTCCGGGCCTGCAAAGAGCTCGGCATCGCCTGCGTCGCGGTTCATTCCACCGCCGACGCCGATGCCATGCATGTGCGCCTTGCTGACGAAAGTGTCTGCATCGGCCCGCCCTCCTCGCGCGAGAGCTATCTCAACATCCACCAGATCGTCGCCGCCTGCGAGATCACCGGCGCTGACGCCGTGCATCCGGGCTACGGCTTTCTGTCGGAGAATGCAAAGTTCGCCGACATCCTCGAAGCCCACGGCATCACCTTTATCGGGCCGACGGCGGACCATATCCGCATCATGGGCGACAAGATCACTGCCAAGACAACGGCGCTGGAACTCGGCATTCCCGTCGTTCCAGGCTCGGACGGCGAAGTGAAGACCGAAGAAGATGCGCTGAAGACAGCCGCCGAAATCGGCTATCCCGTGCTGATCAAGGCAACCGCCGGTGGCGGCGGACGCGGCATGAAAGTCGCCAAGAGCGAGGCCGACGTGATTGAGGCCTGGTCGACGGCGCGCACGGAAGCGGCAGCCGCCTTCGGCAACGATGCCGTCTACATGGAAAAATATCTCGGCAAACCGCGCCACATCGAAATCCAGGTGTTCGGCGACGGCGAAGGCAATGCCATCCATCTAGGCGAGCGTGACTGCTCGCTGCAGCGGCGCCATCAGAAGGTCTGGGAAGAGGCGAATTCGCCGGCCCTTAACGTCGAGCAGCGCATGAAGATCGGCCAGATCTGCGCAGACGCCATGAAGAAGCTGAAATATCGCGGTGCCGGCACGATCGAATTCCTCTATGAGAATGGCGAGTTCTATTTCATCGAAATGAACACCCGCCTGCAGGTGGAGCATCCGATCACCGAAGCGATCACCGGCATCGACCTGGTGCACGAGCAGATCCGCGTCGCTTCCGGCGGCGGTCTCTCGGTGACGCAGGACGAAGTGCATTTTTCCGGTCACGCCATCGAGTGCCGCATCAATGCCGAGCACCCGCGCACCTTCGTACCCTCACCCGGCACGATCACGCATTTCCACGCGCCGGGCGGCCTTGGCGTGCGCATCGATTCCGGTGCCTATCAGGGCTACAAGATCCCGCCCTATTACGACAGCCTCATCGGCAAGCTGATCGTGCACGGCCGTACCCGCGTCGAATGCATGATGCGCCTGCGCCGGGCGCTCGACGAATTCGTCGTCGACGGCATCAATACGACGCTGCCGCTATTCCAGGATCTCGTCTCCAACCAGGATATCGCCAACGGCGACTACGACATCCACTGGTTGGAAGACTACCTGGCCAACACACCGGCGGCATAG
- the accB gene encoding acetyl-CoA carboxylase biotin carboxyl carrier protein, with translation MAEKKSGIDQALIRDLANILNETDLTEIEVEQDDLRIRVSRAGTPQYVQAPIAAPAFAAPAAAAAAATPAAAPSRNPANVVNAPMVGTVYMAPAPGARAFIEVGATVKEGQTLIIIEAMKTMNQIPSPKSGKVTEILVDDGHPVEYGQALVVIE, from the coding sequence ATGGCTGAAAAGAAATCGGGTATCGACCAGGCACTGATCCGCGATCTCGCCAATATTCTCAACGAAACGGATCTGACGGAGATCGAAGTCGAGCAGGATGACCTGCGCATCCGCGTTTCGCGCGCCGGCACGCCGCAATATGTCCAGGCGCCAATCGCGGCACCGGCCTTTGCCGCGCCCGCTGCCGCGGCAGCCGCTGCCACACCTGCGGCAGCTCCCAGCCGCAACCCGGCCAATGTCGTCAATGCACCGATGGTGGGCACCGTCTACATGGCGCCGGCTCCGGGCGCGCGTGCCTTCATCGAAGTCGGCGCAACCGTCAAGGAAGGCCAGACGCTGATCATCATCGAAGCGATGAAGACGATGAACCAGATCCCTTCGCCGAAATCAGGCAAGGTAACCGAGATCCTCGTCGATGACGGACATCCCGTCGAATACGGCCAAGCCCTCGTCGTCATCGAATAG
- the aroQ gene encoding type II 3-dehydroquinate dehydratase: MTQTIFVLNGPNLNMLGKREPGIYGGKTLKDIEVDCKAAGRELGFDIDFRQSNHEGTLVDWFHEADDKAVGVAINPGAYGHTSIALHDAIRAISIPVVEVHISNIHAREEFRHESMIAPAAKGMVCGFGPYGYIMALHALKNITA; this comes from the coding sequence ATGACGCAAACGATTTTTGTCCTGAACGGCCCCAACCTGAACATGCTGGGTAAACGAGAGCCCGGTATTTATGGCGGCAAGACGCTCAAGGACATCGAGGTGGATTGCAAGGCTGCAGGGCGCGAGCTCGGCTTCGATATCGACTTCCGCCAGAGCAACCACGAAGGCACGCTCGTCGATTGGTTCCATGAGGCCGACGACAAGGCTGTTGGCGTTGCGATCAACCCCGGCGCCTACGGCCATACGTCGATTGCGCTGCACGACGCGATCCGCGCCATTTCCATTCCGGTAGTGGAGGTGCATATCTCCAACATCCATGCGCGGGAAGAATTCCGCCACGAGTCGATGATCGCGCCCGCTGCAAAGGGCATGGTCTGCGGCTTCGGGCCTTACGGCTACATCATGGCGCTTCACGCGCTGAAGAACATCACGGCATAA
- a CDS encoding DsbA family protein, producing MAFFPKTFTALALAASIALPLPAAALDDQQKKEFGEFIKQYLIENPEIMLEVQDALQKKQEAQRLVKANMAIEENTTDIFDSKNDVTLGNPKGDVTVVEFFDYNCSYCRHALPDMQAMLKKDKNVRFVLKEFPILGPDSVAAHKVADAFRKLAPEKYADFHVALLGTEGRASDETAIAVAASLGVSADKIRAEMAKSPNDGIVQATYQLASSLGISGTPSYVIGNELVPGAVGLDDLEAKVKNMRSCGKTAC from the coding sequence ATGGCATTCTTCCCGAAGACCTTCACCGCACTGGCGCTTGCCGCATCGATCGCCCTTCCGCTTCCGGCAGCAGCGCTCGACGACCAGCAGAAGAAGGAGTTCGGCGAATTCATCAAGCAATACCTGATCGAGAATCCCGAGATCATGCTCGAAGTCCAGGATGCGCTGCAGAAGAAGCAGGAAGCTCAGCGTCTGGTGAAGGCCAATATGGCGATCGAAGAGAACACCACCGACATCTTCGATTCGAAGAACGACGTCACGCTCGGCAATCCCAAGGGCGATGTCACTGTCGTCGAATTCTTCGATTATAATTGCAGCTATTGCCGGCATGCGCTTCCCGACATGCAGGCGATGCTGAAAAAGGACAAGAACGTCCGTTTCGTCCTCAAGGAATTCCCGATCCTCGGGCCGGATTCGGTCGCCGCCCACAAGGTGGCCGACGCCTTCCGCAAGCTCGCACCGGAAAAATATGCCGATTTCCACGTCGCCCTTCTCGGCACCGAAGGCCGTGCCTCCGACGAAACAGCGATCGCGGTTGCCGCTTCGCTCGGCGTCAGCGCGGACAAGATCCGCGCCGAGATGGCAAAGAGCCCGAATGACGGTATAGTCCAGGCGACCTACCAGCTCGCCTCCAGTCTCGGCATCAGCGGCACGCCGTCCTATGTGATCGGCAACGAACTGGTGCCTGGCGCCGTTGGGCTCGACGATCTCGAAGCCAAGGTCAAGAACATGCGCAGCTGCGGCAAGACCGCCTGCTGA
- a CDS encoding pyridoxal phosphate-dependent aminotransferase, producing the protein MFSISKRSEVEPFHAMDVLAEATKRRAAGHPVISMAVGQPSHPAPQAALEAARTALTEGRIGYTDALGTARLKSALAWHYKDRHGLEIDPKRIAITTGSSAGFNLAFLSLFDAGDAVAIARPGYPAYRNILGALGLKVLEVPVTAETHFTLTPQSLEAAQRESGMTLKGVLLASPANPTGTVTGRDGLKALSDYCAAHSIAFISDEIYHGLTFAGEEASALELTDEAIVINSFSKYYCMTGWRIGWMVLPERLVRPIERVAQSLYISPPELSQIAATAALGAGAEVDRYKASYAANRDLLMRRLPQIGFSIASPMDGAFYAYLDVTRFTNESMGFAKRMLAEIDVAATPGLDFDPLEGNRTLRLSYAGSEAEIAEAVERIAAWLK; encoded by the coding sequence TTGTTTTCCATATCGAAACGCAGCGAAGTCGAGCCTTTTCATGCCATGGACGTCTTGGCGGAGGCGACGAAGCGGCGTGCGGCCGGCCATCCCGTGATCTCGATGGCGGTCGGTCAGCCCTCGCATCCGGCACCTCAAGCAGCACTCGAAGCGGCGCGCACAGCCCTTACCGAAGGCCGGATCGGCTATACCGATGCGCTGGGCACAGCGCGGCTGAAATCGGCGCTCGCCTGGCACTACAAGGATCGCCACGGGCTGGAGATCGATCCCAAGCGCATCGCCATTACCACAGGTTCCTCGGCTGGCTTCAATCTCGCCTTCCTGTCGCTCTTCGATGCCGGCGATGCGGTGGCGATCGCAAGACCCGGTTATCCCGCCTATCGCAATATCCTCGGTGCGCTGGGTCTGAAGGTCCTCGAAGTGCCGGTAACGGCCGAGACCCACTTCACCCTGACGCCGCAAAGCCTGGAAGCGGCGCAGAGGGAAAGCGGCATGACGCTGAAAGGCGTATTGCTCGCAAGCCCCGCCAACCCGACCGGTACGGTGACCGGCCGCGATGGGCTGAAGGCGCTTTCGGATTACTGCGCCGCCCATTCCATCGCCTTCATCTCCGATGAAATCTACCACGGGCTGACCTTCGCCGGCGAGGAGGCGAGCGCGCTGGAACTGACCGACGAGGCGATCGTCATCAACTCCTTCTCCAAATATTATTGCATGACCGGCTGGCGAATCGGCTGGATGGTGTTGCCGGAACGCCTGGTGCGGCCGATCGAACGGGTGGCGCAGAGCCTCTACATCTCGCCGCCCGAACTCTCCCAGATCGCCGCCACGGCCGCTCTTGGCGCTGGCGCCGAGGTCGATCGTTATAAGGCGAGCTATGCCGCCAACCGCGACTTGCTGATGCGGCGACTGCCGCAGATCGGGTTTTCGATCGCCTCGCCGATGGACGGCGCCTTCTACGCCTATCTCGACGTCACCCGTTTCACCAATGAAAGCATGGGCTTTGCCAAACGCATGCTCGCGGAAATCGACGTCGCCGCCACGCCCGGTCTCGATTTCGATCCGCTGGAGGGAAATCGAACGCTACGTCTGTCCTATGCGGGCTCGGAAGCGGAGATCGCCGAGGCGGTGGAGCGAATCGCAGCCTGGTTGAAGTAA
- a CDS encoding DUF2778 domain-containing protein, with amino-acid sequence MAFAVGTFDNVTHLGGSAFRWRRSRGFLYGVVGAGFLTSTWLIATFATMHSIAAPYSPPDRLAQLGAAPKVVPSTRHERLIHVGKADRLAAFDAKPKVPLTASLIQSHAEKTAAAATALAVLAKNNRLVVAAEQPVVAAISDSAKFRKDDVIVTAPVELASAETDEDDGDRIIVPSKEAVAAAELPTLLALADAGSRQIAPAPVEPTAPPVRTASIPASAPTPDVVAAADDAPPFDLVLAPDEGSVPLPMARPDGLIGKPTPASKGSQRTGEPVLAYAQPNSPIEDDEDDAVPRYDKPVFSPKLRAGVAIYDIENSTVYLPNGERLEAHSGLGKMRDNPRFVNKKMRGPTPPHTYVLTMRESLFHGVEALRLTPVEGSDAIYDRVGLLAHTYMLGKNGDSNGCVSFKDYRRFLAAYKRGDIKQLVVVPRLNNKPSSTFASLFSRRS; translated from the coding sequence ATGGCGTTTGCGGTCGGGACGTTCGATAACGTCACCCATCTTGGCGGATCTGCTTTCCGTTGGCGCAGATCTCGCGGTTTCCTTTACGGTGTTGTTGGCGCCGGATTTCTGACCTCTACATGGCTGATCGCGACCTTCGCGACGATGCACTCGATAGCCGCTCCGTATTCTCCGCCGGATCGCCTGGCACAGCTCGGCGCTGCGCCGAAGGTGGTGCCTTCAACGCGCCACGAGAGGCTGATCCATGTCGGCAAGGCCGATCGGCTGGCCGCCTTCGATGCGAAGCCGAAGGTCCCGCTGACGGCGAGCCTCATTCAATCCCATGCGGAAAAGACCGCTGCCGCCGCGACAGCGCTTGCGGTTCTCGCCAAAAACAATCGGCTCGTTGTGGCTGCCGAACAACCGGTCGTGGCGGCGATCTCCGACAGCGCCAAATTCCGCAAGGACGACGTCATCGTGACGGCGCCGGTCGAGCTCGCCTCGGCAGAGACGGACGAAGACGACGGCGACCGGATCATCGTTCCCTCGAAGGAGGCGGTCGCCGCAGCCGAACTCCCGACCCTGCTTGCGCTTGCCGATGCCGGATCCCGGCAAATCGCGCCGGCCCCGGTCGAACCAACCGCGCCTCCTGTCAGAACCGCCTCCATACCCGCTTCGGCACCCACACCTGACGTCGTCGCCGCCGCGGACGACGCGCCCCCCTTCGATCTCGTGCTGGCGCCGGATGAAGGTTCGGTGCCGCTGCCGATGGCACGTCCCGATGGCCTCATCGGCAAACCGACACCGGCCTCCAAGGGTTCGCAGCGCACTGGCGAGCCTGTACTTGCCTACGCCCAACCGAACTCGCCGATCGAGGATGACGAGGACGATGCAGTGCCGCGCTACGACAAGCCGGTCTTCTCGCCGAAGCTGCGCGCAGGCGTGGCGATCTACGACATCGAAAACAGCACCGTCTATCTGCCGAACGGCGAGCGGCTCGAGGCCCATTCCGGGCTCGGCAAGATGCGCGACAACCCGCGTTTCGTGAACAAGAAGATGCGCGGACCGACGCCGCCGCACACCTATGTCCTAACCATGCGCGAGAGCCTTTTCCATGGCGTCGAGGCGTTGCGGCTGACGCCGGTCGAGGGTTCGGACGCCATCTATGACCGTGTCGGCCTGCTCGCCCATACCTACATGCTCGGCAAAAACGGCGATTCCAACGGCTGCGTCTCCTTCAAGGACTACCGCCGCTTCCTCGCCGCCTACAAGCGCGGCGACATCAAGCAGCTCGTGGTGGTGCCGCGGCTGAACAACAAACCATCTTCGACCTTTGCTTCGCTGTTTTCGCGACGCAGCTGA
- a CDS encoding PHA/PHB synthase family protein: MVTDSKQENGGKTGFDASDLDPYLLKDPEAMAMNFARALENLGQAASAWLAPRERGEISETAADPMTDMVKTLSKVTEYWISDPRRTFEAQTQLMSSFFGIWVRSMQRMQGDPTPPEPDTRKDKRFSDEDWQKNPFFDFLRQVYFVTTDWVEKLVLETDGLDEHTKHKAGFYVKQITAALSPTNFIATNPQLYRETIATSGANLVRGMKMLAEDIAAGNGDLRLRQTDMTKFAVGRDMALTPGKVIAQNDICQIIQYDASTETVLKRPLLICPPWINKFYILDLNPQKSFIKWCVDQGQTVFVISWVNPDARHADKDWGAYAREGIDFALDTVEKATGEKDVNAVGYCVGGTLLAATLALHAKEKNKRIKTATLFTTQVDFTHAGDLKVFVDEEQLESLEEHMQAAGYLDGTKMSMAFNMLRASELIWPYFVNNYLKGQDPLPFDLLFWNADSTRMAAANHAFYLRNCYLKNALTQNEMILDGKSVSLKDVKIPIYNLATREDHIAPAKSVFLGSRFFGGKVEFVVTGSGHIAGVVNPPDRKKYQFWTGGPAKGDYETWLEQATETPGSWWPHWQAWIETHDGRRVPARKPGGDALNAIEEAPGSYVMERA, from the coding sequence ATGGTGACCGACAGCAAGCAGGAGAATGGCGGCAAGACCGGCTTTGACGCGAGTGATCTCGATCCCTATCTGTTGAAGGATCCCGAGGCGATGGCGATGAATTTCGCCCGGGCGCTCGAAAATCTTGGACAAGCAGCGTCTGCCTGGCTTGCGCCGCGCGAACGTGGCGAGATCAGCGAAACCGCCGCCGATCCGATGACCGACATGGTCAAGACGCTTTCCAAGGTCACCGAATACTGGATTTCCGATCCGCGCCGCACCTTCGAGGCACAGACGCAGCTGATGTCCTCGTTCTTCGGCATCTGGGTGCGCTCGATGCAGCGCATGCAAGGCGATCCCACGCCACCCGAGCCGGACACCCGCAAGGACAAGCGCTTTTCGGACGAGGACTGGCAGAAGAATCCGTTCTTCGATTTTCTTCGCCAGGTCTATTTCGTCACGACCGACTGGGTGGAAAAACTGGTGTTGGAGACCGATGGCCTCGACGAGCACACAAAACACAAGGCCGGTTTCTATGTGAAGCAGATCACGGCAGCGCTTTCGCCGACCAACTTCATCGCCACCAATCCGCAGCTCTACCGCGAGACGATCGCAACCAGTGGCGCCAATCTGGTGCGCGGGATGAAGATGCTGGCCGAGGATATCGCTGCCGGAAACGGCGACCTTCGTCTTCGCCAGACCGACATGACGAAATTCGCCGTCGGCCGCGACATGGCGCTGACGCCAGGCAAGGTGATCGCCCAGAACGACATCTGCCAGATCATCCAGTACGACGCTTCGACCGAAACGGTGCTGAAGCGGCCTCTATTGATCTGCCCGCCCTGGATCAACAAGTTCTATATTCTCGACCTCAACCCGCAAAAATCCTTCATCAAATGGTGCGTTGACCAGGGTCAGACGGTCTTCGTCATTTCCTGGGTCAACCCGGATGCGCGCCACGCCGACAAGGACTGGGGGGCCTATGCCCGCGAGGGCATCGATTTCGCGCTTGATACAGTCGAGAAGGCGACCGGCGAGAAGGATGTCAACGCCGTCGGCTACTGCGTCGGCGGCACGCTGCTGGCCGCGACACTGGCGCTGCATGCCAAGGAGAAGAACAAGCGCATCAAGACCGCGACACTCTTCACCACCCAGGTCGACTTCACCCATGCCGGCGACCTCAAGGTCTTCGTCGACGAGGAGCAGCTTGAATCGCTCGAAGAGCATATGCAGGCGGCCGGCTATCTCGACGGCACGAAGATGTCGATGGCCTTCAACATGTTGCGCGCCTCCGAGCTGATCTGGCCTTATTTCGTCAACAACTACCTCAAGGGCCAGGATCCCCTGCCCTTCGACCTGTTGTTCTGGAACGCCGATTCGACCCGCATGGCGGCGGCAAACCATGCCTTCTACCTGCGCAATTGTTATCTCAAGAATGCGCTGACACAGAACGAGATGATCCTCGACGGCAAGTCCGTGTCGCTCAAGGACGTCAAGATCCCGATCTATAATCTCGCCACCCGCGAGGATCACATCGCACCTGCCAAGTCCGTCTTCCTCGGCAGCCGGTTCTTCGGCGGCAAGGTGGAATTCGTCGTGACCGGCTCGGGACATATCGCCGGCGTCGTCAACCCGCCCGACAGGAAGAAGTATCAATTCTGGACCGGCGGCCCCGCCAAGGGGGACTACGAGACCTGGCTCGAGCAGGCGACGGAGACCCCGGGATCATGGTGGCCGCATTGGCAGGCCTGGATCGAGACGCATGACGGCAGACGCGTGCCGGCCCGCAAACCCGGCGGCGACGCGCTGAACGCGATCGAGGAAGCGCCGGGAAGTTATGTGATGGAGCGCGCCTGA